In Rattus norvegicus strain BN/NHsdMcwi chromosome 1, GRCr8, whole genome shotgun sequence, a genomic segment contains:
- the Bles03 gene encoding UPF0696 protein C11orf68 homolog isoform 2 (isoform 2 is encoded by transcript variant 2) encodes MAAAAAAVAGAGRGGGGGADPGQERSRARSWVGAERSEGRSSLTTGWNQMKSWKRRTLQVVVRMASLLSTWLQRPWQLTWTPGWYLMPVLHLPQSWMPGWPSTHHLKLLAMGTQVHPTLNLWAGLQPMGRVTPPIQGMYKGCRQPGRLCRPVGDPSHQVPCASWPSPTMCSPASG; translated from the exons atggcggcggcggcggcggccgtgGCAGGGGCGGGGCGCGGCGGGGGTGGCGGCGCAGACCCCGGGCAGGAACGGAGCCGGGCCCGAAGTTGGGTTGGCGCGGAGCGGAGTGAAGGCCGGAG TTCCCTCACAACAGGATGGAACCAAATGAAGAGCTGGAAGAGGAGGACTCTCCAGGTGGTCGTGAGGATGGCTTCACTGCTGAGCACCTGGCTGCAGAGGCCATGGCAGCTGACATGGACCCCTGGCTGGTATTTGATGCCCGTACTACACCTGCCACAGAGCTGGATGCCTGGTTGGCCAAGTACCCACCATCTCAAGTTACTCGCTATGGGGACCCAGGTTCACCCAACTCTGAACCTGTGGGCTGGATTGCAGCCTATGGGCAGGGTTACACCCCCAATTCAGGGGATGTACAAGGGCTGCAGGCAGCCTGGGAGGCTCTGCAGACCAGTGGGCGACCCATCACACCAGGTACCCTGCGCCAGCTGGCCATCACCCACCATGTGCTCTCCGGCAAGTGGCTGA
- the Bles03 gene encoding UPF0696 protein C11orf68 homolog isoform 1 (isoform 1 is encoded by transcript variant 1) yields the protein MAAAAAAVAGAGRGGGGGADPGQERSRARSWVGAERSEGRRMEPNEELEEEDSPGGREDGFTAEHLAAEAMAADMDPWLVFDARTTPATELDAWLAKYPPSQVTRYGDPGSPNSEPVGWIAAYGQGYTPNSGDVQGLQAAWEALQTSGRPITPGTLRQLAITHHVLSGKWLIHLAPGFKLDHAWAGIARAVVEGRLQVAKVSPRAKEGGRQVICVYTDDFTDRLGVLEADSAIRAAGIKCLLTYKPDVYTYLGIYRANRWHLCPTLYESRFQLGGNARGSRVLDRANNVELT from the exons atggcggcggcggcggcggccgtgGCAGGGGCGGGGCGCGGCGGGGGTGGCGGCGCAGACCCCGGGCAGGAACGGAGCCGGGCCCGAAGTTGGGTTGGCGCGGAGCGGAGTGAAGGCCGGAG GATGGAACCAAATGAAGAGCTGGAAGAGGAGGACTCTCCAGGTGGTCGTGAGGATGGCTTCACTGCTGAGCACCTGGCTGCAGAGGCCATGGCAGCTGACATGGACCCCTGGCTGGTATTTGATGCCCGTACTACACCTGCCACAGAGCTGGATGCCTGGTTGGCCAAGTACCCACCATCTCAAGTTACTCGCTATGGGGACCCAGGTTCACCCAACTCTGAACCTGTGGGCTGGATTGCAGCCTATGGGCAGGGTTACACCCCCAATTCAGGGGATGTACAAGGGCTGCAGGCAGCCTGGGAGGCTCTGCAGACCAGTGGGCGACCCATCACACCAGGTACCCTGCGCCAGCTGGCCATCACCCACCATGTGCTCTCCGGCAAGTGGCTGATTCACCTGGCACCTGGCTTCAAGCTGGACCATGCCTGGGCTGGCATTGCCCGGGCTGTAGTTGAGGGCCGTCTTCAGGTGGCCAAGGTGAGCCCACGGGCCAAGGAGGGTGGGCGCCAGGTCATCTGTGTTTACACGGATGACTTCACGGACCGCTTGGGAGTACTGGAGGCAGATTCTGCCATCCGTGCTGCAGGCATTAAGTGCTTGCTCACTTACAAACCTGATGTCTACACCTACCTGGGCATCTACCGAGCCAATCGCTGGCACCTTTGTCCCACTCTCTATGAGAGCCGTTTCCAGCTTGGAGGCAATGCCCGTGGCTCTCGAGTGCTGGATCGTGCCAACAATGTAGAACTGACCTAA
- the Fosl1 gene encoding fos-related antigen 1 translates to MYRDFGEPGPSSGAGSAYGRPAQPQQAQTQTVQQQKFHLVPSINAVSGSQELQWMVQPHFLGPSGYPRPLTYPQYSPPQPRPGVIRALGPPPGVRRRPCEQISPEEEERRRVRRERNKLAAAKCRNRRKELTDFLQAETDKLEDEKSGLQREIEELQKQKERLELVLEAHRPICKIPEEDKKDTGGTSSTSGAGSPPGPCRPVPCISLSPGPVLEPEALHTPTLMTTPSLTPFTPSLVFTYPSTPEPCSSAHRKSSSSSGDPSSDPLGSPTLLAL, encoded by the exons ATGTACCGAGACTTCGGGGAACCGGGACCGAGTTCCGGGGCTGGCAGCGCGTACGGTCGCCCCGCGCAGCCCCAGCAAGCGCAGACACAGACAGTCCAGCAGCAG AAGTTCCACCTTGTGCCAAGCATCAACGCTGTCAGTGGCAGCCAGGAATTGCAGTGGATGGTGCAGCCTCATTTCCTGGGACCCAGCGGCTATCCCCGACCTCTGACCTATCCCCAGTACAGTCCCCCTCAGCCCCGACCAGGAGTCATACGAGCCCTAGGGCCACCTCCAGGGGTGCGACGCAGGCCCTGTGAGCAG ATCAGCCCGGAGGAGGAAGAGCGCCGCAGGGTGAGACGAGAGCGGAACAAGCTAGCAGCTGCTAAGTGCAGAAACCGAAGAAAGGAATTGACAGACTTCCTGCAGGCG GAGACCGACAAGTTGGAGGATGAGAAATCGGGGCTGCAGCGTGAGATCGAAGAgctgcagaagcagaaggaacgcCTTGAGCTGGTGCTGGAAGCCCATCGCCCCATCTGCAAAATCCCAGAAGAAGACAAGAAGGACACAGGTGGTACCAGCAGCACGAGTGGGGCGGGTAGCCCACCGGGCCCCTGCCGCCCAGTGCCTTGTATCTCCCTTTCTCCAGGACCCGTACTTGAACCGGAAGCACTGCATACCCCCACGCTCATGACCACACCCTCTCTGACTCCTTTTACTCCGAGTCTGGTTTTCACCTATCCTAGCACACCAGAGCCTTGTTCCTCAGCCCATCGAAagagtagcagcagcagtggtgaCCCCTCCTCCGACCCCCTAGGTTCTCCCACACTCCTGGCTTTGTGA
- the Ccdc85b gene encoding coiled-coil domain-containing protein 85B isoform 1 (isoform 1 is encoded by transcript variant 1): protein MEAEAGGLEELTDEEMAALGKEELVRRLRREEAARLAALVQRGRLMQEVNRQLQGHLGEIRELKQLNRRLQAENRELRDLCCFLDSERQRGRRAARQWQLFGTQASRAVREDLGGCWQKLAELEGRQEELLRENLALKELCLALGEEWGPRGGPGGAVGSGAGPTPELALPPCGPRDLGDGSSSTGSVGSPDQLPLACSPDD, encoded by the coding sequence ATGGAGGCCGAGGCAGGCGGCCTGGAGGAGCTGACGGACGAGGAGATGGCGGCGCTGGGTAAGGAGGAGCTGGTGCGGCGCCTACGGCGGGAGGAGGCGGCGCGCCTGGCAGCGCTGGTGCAGCGCGGCCGCCTGATGCAGGAGGTGAATCGGCAGCTGCAGGGTCACCTGGGTGAGATCCGTGAGCTCAAACAGCTCAACCGGCGTCTGCAGGCGGAGAACCGGGAGCTGCGCGACCTCTGCTGCTTCCTGGACTCAGAGCGCCAACGAGGACGGCGTGCGGCGCGCCAGTGGCAGCTCTTTGGGACCCAAGCATCCCGGGCGGTGCGCGAGGACCTGGGTGGTTGTTGGCAGAAGCTAGCCGAGCTGGAAGGCCGCCAGGAGGAGCTGCTGCGGGAAAATCTGGCCCTTAAGGAGCTTTGCCTAGCACTGGGCGAAGAGTGGGGCCCCCGTGGTGGCCCCGGCGGCGCAGTGGGCTCAGGTGCTGGGCCCACACCCGAGCTCGCCCTGCCACCGTGCGGGCCCCGCGACCTAGGCGATGGAAGTTCCAGCACTGGCAGTGTGGGCAGCCCGGATCAGTTGCCCCTAGCCTGCTCTCCTGATGACTGA
- the Ccdc85b gene encoding coiled-coil domain-containing protein 85B isoform 2 (isoform 2 is encoded by transcript variant 2), whose amino-acid sequence MEAEAGGLEELTDEEMAALGGEPGAARPLLLPGLRAPTRTACGAPVAALWDPSIPGGARGPGWLLAEASRAGRPPGGAAAGKSGP is encoded by the exons ATGGAGGCCGAGGCAGGCGGCCTGGAGGAGCTGACGGACGAGGAGATGGCGGCGCTGG GCGGAGAACCGGGAGCTGCGCGACCTCTGCTGCTTCCTGGACTCAGAGCGCCAACGAGGACGGCGTGCGGCGCGCCAGTGGCAGCTCTTTGGGACCCAAGCATCCCGGGCGGTGCGCGAGGACCTGGGTGGTTGTTGGCAGAAGCTAGCCGAGCTGGAAGGCCGCCAGGAGGAGCTGCTGCGGGAAAATCTGGCCCTTAA
- the Fibp gene encoding acidic fibroblast growth factor intracellular-binding protein isoform X1, with the protein MTSELDIFVGNTTLIDEDVYRLWLDGYSVNDAVALRVRSGILEQTGATTGVLQSDTMDHYRTFHMLERLLHAPPKLLHQLIFQIPPSRQALLIERYYTFDEAFVREVLGKKLSKGTKKDLDDISTKTGITLKSCRRQFDNFKRVFKVVEEMRGSLVDNIQQHFLLSDRLARDYAAIVFFANNRFETGKKKLQYLSFGDFAFCAELMIQNWTLGAVGEAPTDPDSQMDDMDVDLDKEFLQDLKELKVLVADKDLLDLHKSLVCTALRGKLGVFSEMETNFKNLSRGLVNVAAKLTHNKDVRDLFVDLVEKFVEPCRSDHWPLSDVRLFLNQYSASVHSLDGFRHQALWDRYMGTLRGCLLRLYHD; encoded by the exons ATGACTAGCGAACTAGACATTTTCGTGGGCAACACGACCCTTATAGATGAAGACGTGTATCGCCTCTGGCTGGATGGTTACTCAG TGAACGATGCAGTGGCTCTGCGAGTACGCTCCGGAATCCTGGAGCAGACGGGAGCCACCACAGGAGTACTGCAGAGCGACACCATGGACCACTACCGCACCTTTCACATGCTTGAGCGTCTGCTTCACGCGCCGCCGAAGCTGCTGCACCAGCTCATCTTCCAGATTCCTCCCTCCCGACAGGCACTCCTCATCGAGAG GTACTACACCTTTGACGAGGCCTTTGTTCGGGAGGTCTTGGGCAAGAAGCTGTCCAAGGGTACCAAGAAAGACCTTGATGACATCAGCACCAAAACCGGAATTACTCTCAAGAGCTGCCGGAGGCAG TTTGACAACTTCAAGCGAGTCTTCAAGGTGGTGGAAGAAATGCGGGGCTCCCTGGTGGATAACATCCAGCAACACTTTCTCCTCTCTGACCGATTAGCCAG AGACTATGCAGCCATCGTCTTCTTTGCCAACAACCGGTTTGAAACAGGCAAGAAAAAGCTGCAGTATCTGAGCTTTGGCGACTTTGCCTTCTGTGCTGAGCTTATGATCCAGAACTGGACCCTTGGAGCCGTCGGTGAGGCCCCCACCGACCCAG ACTCTCAGATGGATGACATGGATGTGGACTTAGATAAGGAGTTTCTCCAAgacttgaaggagctcaaggttCTAGTAGCTGACAAGGACCTTCTAGACTTGCACAAGAG CCTGGTGTGTACTGCCCTCCGGGGGAAGCTGGGTGTCTTCTCTGAGATGGAAACCAACTTCAAG AATCTGTCCCGGGGGCTGGTGAACGTGGCTGCCAAGCTGACCCACAATAAGGATGTCAGAGACCTGTTTGTGGACCTTGTGGAGAAG TTTGTGGAACCCTGCCGCTCTGACCACTGGCCACTGAGTGACGTGAGGCTCTTCCTCAACCAGTATTCAGCGTCTGTCCACTCCTTGGATGGCTTCCG GCACCAGGCCCTCTGGGACCGCTACATGGGCACCCTCCGTGGCTGCCTTCTGCGCCTTTATCATGATTAa
- the Fibp gene encoding acidic fibroblast growth factor intracellular-binding protein: MTSELDIFVGNTTLIDEDVYRLWLDGYSVNDAVALRVRSGILEQTGATTGVLQSDTMDHYRTFHMLERLLHAPPKLLHQLIFQIPPSRQALLIERYYTFDEAFVREVLGKKLSKGTKKDLDDISTKTGITLKSCRRQFDNFKRVFKVVEEMRGSLVDNIQQHFLLSDRLARDYAAIVFFANNRFETGKKKLQYLSFGDFAFCAELMIQNWTLGAVDSQMDDMDVDLDKEFLQDLKELKVLVADKDLLDLHKSLVCTALRGKLGVFSEMETNFKNLSRGLVNVAAKLTHNKDVRDLFVDLVEKFVEPCRSDHWPLSDVRLFLNQYSASVHSLDGFRHQALWDRYMGTLRGCLLRLYHD; encoded by the exons ATGACTAGCGAACTAGACATTTTCGTGGGCAACACGACCCTTATAGATGAAGACGTGTATCGCCTCTGGCTGGATGGTTACTCAG TGAACGATGCAGTGGCTCTGCGAGTACGCTCCGGAATCCTGGAGCAGACGGGAGCCACCACAGGAGTACTGCAGAGCGACACCATGGACCACTACCGCACCTTTCACATGCTTGAGCGTCTGCTTCACGCGCCGCCGAAGCTGCTGCACCAGCTCATCTTCCAGATTCCTCCCTCCCGACAGGCACTCCTCATCGAGAG GTACTACACCTTTGACGAGGCCTTTGTTCGGGAGGTCTTGGGCAAGAAGCTGTCCAAGGGTACCAAGAAAGACCTTGATGACATCAGCACCAAAACCGGAATTACTCTCAAGAGCTGCCGGAGGCAG TTTGACAACTTCAAGCGAGTCTTCAAGGTGGTGGAAGAAATGCGGGGCTCCCTGGTGGATAACATCCAGCAACACTTTCTCCTCTCTGACCGATTAGCCAG AGACTATGCAGCCATCGTCTTCTTTGCCAACAACCGGTTTGAAACAGGCAAGAAAAAGCTGCAGTATCTGAGCTTTGGCGACTTTGCCTTCTGTGCTGAGCTTATGATCCAGAACTGGACCCTTGGAGCCGTCG ACTCTCAGATGGATGACATGGATGTGGACTTAGATAAGGAGTTTCTCCAAgacttgaaggagctcaaggttCTAGTAGCTGACAAGGACCTTCTAGACTTGCACAAGAG CCTGGTGTGTACTGCCCTCCGGGGGAAGCTGGGTGTCTTCTCTGAGATGGAAACCAACTTCAAG AATCTGTCCCGGGGGCTGGTGAACGTGGCTGCCAAGCTGACCCACAATAAGGATGTCAGAGACCTGTTTGTGGACCTTGTGGAGAAG TTTGTGGAACCCTGCCGCTCTGACCACTGGCCACTGAGTGACGTGAGGCTCTTCCTCAACCAGTATTCAGCGTCTGTCCACTCCTTGGATGGCTTCCG GCACCAGGCCCTCTGGGACCGCTACATGGGCACCCTCCGTGGCTGCCTTCTGCGCCTTTATCATGATTAa
- the Ctsw gene encoding cathepsin W precursor, which yields MTLTAHLFYFLALLLAGQGLSDSLLTKDAGPRPLELKEVFKLFQIQFNRSYSNPAEYTRRLGIFAHNLAQAQRLQEEDLGTAEFGQTPFSDLTEEEFGQLYGHQRAPERILNMAKKVKSERWGESVPPTCDWRKVKNIISSIKNQGNCRCCWAIAAADNIQTLWRIKTQQFVDVSVQELLDCDRCGNGCNGGFVWDAYITVLNNSGLASEEDYPFQGHQKPHRCLADKYRKVAWIQDFTMLSSNEQVIAGYLAIHGPITVTINMKLLQYYQKGVIKATPSTCDPHLVNHSVLLVGFGKEKGGMQTGTLLSHSRKPRRSTPYWILKNSWGAEWGEKGYFRLYRGNNTCGIAKYPITARVDRPVKKAPVSCPP from the exons ATGACACTGACAGCCCACCTCTTCTACTTTCTGGCCCTGTTGTTAGCAGGCCAAGGCCTCAGTGACTCCCTCCTCACCAAG GATGCAGGTCCCCGACCACTGGAGCTGAAAGAAGTCTTCAAGCTGTTCCAGATCCAGTTCAACCGAAGTTACTCAAACCCAGCAG AGTACACTCGCCGTCTGGGTATCTTTGCCCACAACCTGGCTCAGGCACAACGGCTACAGGAAGAAGACCTGGGTACAGCTGAGTTTGGACAGACTCCATTCAGTGACCTCACAG AGGAAGAGTTTGGCCAGTTATACGGGCACCAGAGGGCACCGGAAAGGATCCTCAACATGGCCAAAAAGGTGAAGTCTGAAAGGTGGGGGGAATCTGTGCCCCCTACCTGTGACTGGCGTAAAGTAAAGAACATCATCTCATCGATCAAGAACCAG GGAAACTGCAGGTGCTGCTGGGCCATAGCAGCAGCAGACAACATCCAGACTCTGTGGCGCATCAAAACACAACAGTTTGTGGACGTCTCTGTGCAGG AGCTGCTGGACTGTGACCGCTGTGGAAATGGCTGCAATGGTGGCTTCGTGTGGGACGCATATATAACTGTCCTGAATAACA GTGGCCTGGCCAGCGAAGAGGATTACCCATTCCAGGGGCACCAGAAGCCCCACAGGTGTCTGGCGGACAAGTATAGGAAGGTGGCCTGGATCCAGGACTTCACCATGTTGTCCAGTAATGAGCAGG TAATTGCCGGCTACCTGGCTATCCATGGCCCTATCACGGTGACCATCAACATGAAGCTACTGCAG TATTACCAGAAGGGTGTGATCAAGGCTACACCCAGTACCTGTGACCCACACCTTGTGAACCATTCTGTCTTGCTGGTGGGTTTTGGCAAGGAGAAAGGGGGCATGCAGACAGGGACACTCTTGTCCCATTCTCGCAAACCTCGCCGCTCCACCCCCTACTGGATCCTGAAGAACTCCTGGGGAGCTGAGTGGGGCGAGAAG GGTTACTTCAGGCTCTACCGTGGGAACAACACCTGTGGAATCGCCAAGTACCCGATCACAGCTCGAGTGGACCGACCAGTTAAGAAAGCCCCAGTCTCTTGTCCACCTTGA
- the Ctsw gene encoding cathepsin W isoform X1, with protein MTLTAHLFYFLALLLAGQGLSDSLLTKDAGPRPLELKEVFKLFQIQFNRSYSNPAEYTRRLGIFAHNLAQAQRLQEEDLGTAEFGQTPFSDLTEEEFGQLYGHQRAPERILNMAKKVKSERWGESVPPTCDWRKVKNIISSIKNQGNCRCCWAIAAADNIQTLWRIKTQQFVDVSVQELLDCDRCGNGCNGGFVWDAYITVLNNSGLASEEDYPFQGHQKPHRCLADKYRKVAWIQDFTMLSSNEQVLPEGCDQGYTQYL; from the exons ATGACACTGACAGCCCACCTCTTCTACTTTCTGGCCCTGTTGTTAGCAGGCCAAGGCCTCAGTGACTCCCTCCTCACCAAG GATGCAGGTCCCCGACCACTGGAGCTGAAAGAAGTCTTCAAGCTGTTCCAGATCCAGTTCAACCGAAGTTACTCAAACCCAGCAG AGTACACTCGCCGTCTGGGTATCTTTGCCCACAACCTGGCTCAGGCACAACGGCTACAGGAAGAAGACCTGGGTACAGCTGAGTTTGGACAGACTCCATTCAGTGACCTCACAG AGGAAGAGTTTGGCCAGTTATACGGGCACCAGAGGGCACCGGAAAGGATCCTCAACATGGCCAAAAAGGTGAAGTCTGAAAGGTGGGGGGAATCTGTGCCCCCTACCTGTGACTGGCGTAAAGTAAAGAACATCATCTCATCGATCAAGAACCAG GGAAACTGCAGGTGCTGCTGGGCCATAGCAGCAGCAGACAACATCCAGACTCTGTGGCGCATCAAAACACAACAGTTTGTGGACGTCTCTGTGCAGG AGCTGCTGGACTGTGACCGCTGTGGAAATGGCTGCAATGGTGGCTTCGTGTGGGACGCATATATAACTGTCCTGAATAACA GTGGCCTGGCCAGCGAAGAGGATTACCCATTCCAGGGGCACCAGAAGCCCCACAGGTGTCTGGCGGACAAGTATAGGAAGGTGGCCTGGATCCAGGACTTCACCATGTTGTCCAGTAATGAGCAGG TATTACCAGAAGGGTGTGATCAAGGCTACACCCAGTACCTGTGA